AAAAAACTTAGAACCTTAGCGACTTAGAAACTAAGAACCTTTTTTAGAAAGCTCATCCAAAGCCACATTCAACTCCAAAACATTCACTGTTTCAGGTCCCATAACAGCCGTATTAATGTTTGCTTCAACCAAAGCTTTTACTTTAGCTTCATCCAATTTTCTTTCTTTGGCAACACGTTTCACTTGAATCAAAGCACCTTGAGGAGAAATGTTAGGATCCAATCCACTTCCGGAAGCAGTTACCATATCTGATGGAATTTCAGATTTTTTCAAATACGGGTGAACAACTAAAAACGTATCAATTCTTTTTTGAACCAAAGCCAAATATTCAGCATTACTTGGTCCTTTGTTACTTCCGGCACTTCCGGTAGCATTATAATCAACAGCCGAAGGTCTTCCCCAGAAATAATTCGACTTATCAAATTTCTGACCTATTTTTTGGTAACCAACCACTTTTCCGTTAACCGAAATAGTTTCTCCTTTTCCGTGATTTGGAGCAAATTGTGCAATTCCGTAAATCGCAAGAGGATAAATAACTGCAAATAAGATTACGGTAAGCAGTGTAAGTTTTACTAGTGAAAATATATTTTTCATTTTTTCTTTATTTTTTGAGGTCCTAAGGAACTAAGTTTCTAAGATGCTAAGAGAAAAGCTTAGAACCTTAGCAACTTAG
This genomic window from Flavobacterium sp. 9 contains:
- a CDS encoding K(+)-transporting ATPase subunit C, which produces MKNIFSLVKLTLLTVILFAVIYPLAIYGIAQFAPNHGKGETISVNGKVVGYQKIGQKFDKSNYFWGRPSAVDYNATGSAGSNKGPSNAEYLALVQKRIDTFLVVHPYLKKSEIPSDMVTASGSGLDPNISPQGALIQVKRVAKERKLDEAKVKALVEANINTAVMGPETVNVLELNVALDELSKKGS